Part of the Nicotiana sylvestris chromosome 5, ASM39365v2, whole genome shotgun sequence genome is shown below.
acatacaaaagcaattcaagttgtaagcataagtaagatttcacataattagcatgacaatCTCAATTTTAACTATTGGCATGAAGTCTTGGCAATTTCAACACATGGTTCATACTATTTGCACATCTTTAAATATCTAGAATAGTACTTTGCACAAATTGAGGCACacctttcatgtatatatatctataatttcaaaaccaattcatgtaaaataacaatcaatacatcaatCAAGTTTTCGGTCTTTCCACATTTGCACATACACataccaacggagctcaatttctaataggagggggttttagccatacatacttcAATAAATCTTTCCTTAATTTCTTACAAAATTCCAAgactcttagcaacttcaatctattttatgaaaattacaagttgaaccaagaattagagacatgattaagattctagctcatttgagcagaTTATCAGGCACTAGGTGTGCATTGTGATTAGaggacccttttgtgagagatttctatcattttacacccaattgctatctttttagttcacaacctccccataccctattatcttttatgcgtgcaagaaaatccattcttatacccatgaacacCCAAGCGAATTACTCATTCTAGTGCGAATTTCGAAACCAAAGgttagggctcaagttcttaccACTTAGGTGAAGGTCTAGCAGCTTTACTTGATAATATTTAAGAGTTTAGGCTAGGATTGAGTGAGGACTTGATGAAGATCACCCCCTCTCTCTATTTTCACCAAAATAACATAAAAGgggtctaatggggtgtttttaatgggattgggtcgggttttaaaagttagaaaataggagccccgacaccATCTGCGTTCGCATAATGGACATGAGGCCCGcgaaatggaccgcaaaaatggtcccaaaaaCTTGAACAAACTGTCTGGGCATGTGACAGAAATACGGTtcgcatacctgttctgcggtcgcataatgcaccgcagaactacttctcacaaaaattccaaggggattatgcgatgactatgcggcccgcatatcgattatgtgatcacataattggccgcatagttgacctcaaattaaccgTCACACTGTATGACTCTGCgtgattatgcggtccgcatatctatTATGCGACTGCAGAAATGCACTTTTATGGAAAACATAatttcttaactttttaatgcacaaatCAATCCAAGGGTCTGAACAGCGGCGAGCAAGCTTGCCGCAAAGAATTTTATGAAtatctaacacatgatcctaacttggcaccacgagatttgggtttttgagtagaaatttcacggggccttacatcctcccccacttaaggtcattcgtcctcgaatgagaatCAAGGTTCACTCATCAGCAATCTTTATGCAACCTCAGCTTTTCACAACCTGAAACATATCAACAACTCCAAAtatggctaactccctaaatttctaaaaatttcgccagagtttcctttgtatctaggcctatccacctgtcagagggcccTAAAAACATATCCTAACAATATATACATGTCCCATAGACATAACGtaacttgtacaacaccaaccatgTCCGCATAGGCAACATATAACCAAAATAGAACAGTCTTACATAGAACAAATCacaagataagagttcatagggaCCAAACGCATAAAAAGCTATTACATGGCTatacaaacaaatgtgggtacttctttctcatttcttcctctgcTTCCCACGTGGCTTCTTCAACCTACTCattccgccataacacttttacggagGAAATTTCCTTATTTGTCAATTTTCGGACTTGCCTGTCAAGAATGGTAGCTAGAACTTCTTCATAAGACAGTCCTTCATTAACttcaatagtttcaactggcacgatagtggacggatctcccaccaccttcttcaacatagacacatggaagactgggtgtaccaatgacatctcgggtggcagctcgagcttgtactCCACCTGACCAATCAtctgaatgattctgtatggtccgacatacctcagactcaattttcctttatttccaaaccgcatgatactcttcatgggggaaaccttcaaaaatacccaatcatcttctttgaattccaaatctctgcgacgacGTCCGAATAAGGCTTTTGGcaactctgagcagttttcaacctttcTTTGATAATATTAactttctccatagcctgatgcacAAGGTCCGGCCCTAACAATTCttcttctccaacctcgaaccacccaatgggagacctacatctcctactatacaatgcctcgaatggtgccatttggatactagcaaggaagctgttgttataagaaatttctatgagtggcaaatggtcatcccaactacctttgaaatcaagagtacaagcatGGAACATgtcctcaagtgtctgaatagtccCCTCTACTTGCCTGTCggtttgaggatgaaaagctgtgctaagatttacctgcgtgcccaaaccttgctgaaatttcttctaaaagttggctgtgaactgagcccctcgatctgaaattaTTGAGGCTAGAGTGCCATGCAACTTTACTATTTCTTTGATgtacaactgagcatactgttacactatgtcggtagatttaacttGCAAGAAGTGCactgatttcgtgagtcgatccacgatcacccaaattgagttgaACTTGCACTGAGTGCGCGGTAATCccaccacaaaatccatgttgatcatctcccatttccacattggaattttctatgctttgagccaacccaccgggcctttgatgttcggccttcacttgctgacagttcggacATTTTTCCACAAAAACTGCCACATCCtttttcatgttgttccaccagtaaacttccttgagatcatgacaCATCTTcatagaacctgggtgcacggaatatCTAGAATTGTGAGCTTCTGCCATAATCCTCTCCTGAAGACCGTCAATATCTGGAACGTATAGGCGTCCTTGGTACTATAGGGTACCATCACTCATGCCAAAAGAGAAAGCTGTGGTCTTGTATCTATGAATCCCCTCTTTTagttgtgctaacaatggatcgCTGAATTGCTTCTCCTTCACCTCCCCAtaagcgatgattcagccctattctgcacaattactcctccttcattagagtccgcaaggcgaactcccaaactagccaactggtgaacctccctggccaacgacctctgatatgcctccaaatgagccaaacatCCCATATATTTTTGACTAAGAGCATTcaccacaacattagcctttcccgagtgatagagaatatcaatgtcatagtacTTGAGTAACTCTAGACATCTTCtttgtctcagattcaactccttctgcttgaaaatatattgaaggctcttgtggtccataaatacatccacatggaccccatacaaataatgttgcCAAATATTTTGTGCAAACACCACTGCCGCAAtctctaagtcatgggttggatagttcttttcatgattcttgagttgcctagaagcgtaaGTTATAACCTTGCTGTGTtacattaacacacacccaagcaCGATCCTTGAAGTATCACAATAAACCACAAATCCCTCTATACCCTCTGGCAGGGCTAATACCGGTAttgtagtcaatcttgatttcaattaTTGGAAACTCCTTTCACAAGAATCGGACCACTGGAATTTAATTGCTTTCTGCgacaatttagtcaatggagaggcaagagtagaaaacccctccataaatcTTCTGTAGTACCCAGCCAacctaagaaactgcgaatctctgttggagtggtaggtctaggccaattctttaccgctgcaatcttttgaggatcaaccataattccttccttatagacaacatgacccaagaacgcgatagattcaagccaaaattcacattttgaaaattctgcatacaattgatgttgctagagagtctgcagaactgccctgagatggtcagcatggtcctcctggcttcgggaatacacaagaatatcgtcaatgaacactatcacaaaggagtctagaaaaggcttgaagactcgattcataagatctaTGAAAACTGCCAGGGCATTTGTTAGTCCAAAAGATATCACCAGAACTTCAAAGcgcccataccgagtcctgaaagctatttttggaatatcctgctcccttatcttcaattgatgatacccggaccgcaagtcaatttttgagaaacacatagcaccttgcaattgatcgaacaagtcatctattcttggtagaggatatttatttttgattgtgaccttgttgagttgccggtagtcaatacacatccttagcgacccatctttcttccttacaaacaagaccggcgtgccccaaggtgacacactcggCTGGATGAAATCCTTTTCTAGCAAATCGTTCagttgttcctttagctctttcaattctgtCGATGCCATTCTaaaaggtggaattgatataggctgtGTGCCTAGCATCACATAGATCCCAAAATTGATCTTCCTATCTGGTGGAATCCCAGGGAGTTCATCTGGAAAGACATtggaaattcattcacaactggcaCGGACTTAAGGCTAGGAGCCTCGGCATTGGTGTCCTTAACCcgaactaaatgatagatacaccccttcttgatcatctttgCGGTCTTAAGGTAATAAATAAGCCGACCtttaggcactacattatctcccttccattcaatagcaggctcattaggaaattcaagcctcatgGTTCTAGTAcgacaatcaagtttggcaaagcatgaataaagccaatccattcccattattacatcaaagtcgaccatcccTAATTCAATGAGATCAGCCATGGTATCCCTACCCCGTACCGTAACAACACAACCTCTATAAACTCGAGTAGCCGTAATAGACTCACCAATCGGAGTAGACACCGAAAATGGCTCGTGAAGTTGATccggttctatcccaaattctaTAGCAACAAAAGgtgtaacataggacaaggtggaaccagggtcaataagtgcatacacatcatgagattggacaatcagaatacctgtaacaacatctggagaagtcTCTACGGTATAacgaccactcatagcatagaaccggTTGGGTCCTCCTGAAATCTGCGCACCACCCATAGCTGCACCACGCCCTGCGGGTGCTGGGGTACCTCGAGCTAAAGAGGGGGCTAAAGATGTAGCAGCTGCTGGAATGGATGACTGAGCTGTGCCCCTACCCGCTCCTTGGAGGGATACACGACAATGCCTCTGaatatgacccctcatcccacatccatagcataTAGGTAACTCCAAATAGAAAATCCCTGAGTGCATCTTCCCGCGCCTGGGGCACGGGGACCTCTGCTGATGCTGGGATCTCTCTCCTAACCGACCTCATTGGTGGGATCCCCTATTGCCCTGACCGGGCTTGAAACGACTCCAGTGCTGCTGCTGGCTGGGCCCTGATGGCGGTGCACTGGCTGAAGACTGTGCAACAGACTGGGACGACCCTCATTATCCTCCCCTAAAAGCTGATCTTCCCCTACCTAATGACTCTCCCATGTTGCCCGTAGACCGGGCCTTACTGTTACCCTCTAtctccattctgttcttcaaTTTACGGTTCTTTGTGGCCTAAGCAAATGCTACCATATTCCCATAATTCATGTTAGAATTCAATGTAGCCGTAAaagcctcattaatagtcaaaggattaatgccctgaacaaaccggtgcaCCCTGGCCTCCATTGTGGGAAACATATGAATGGCATACTTGGACAGGCGAGCAAaatccatgtggtactcccacacacttctgCTACCTTGCTTCAGATTTTCAAACTCTGCTGCATGAGCTGCCCTTGCCTCAGCAGGAaggaaatgatctataaaggcatCAGCAAACTCGCTCCACCTCGCCGAAGGGCTCCCCTCCTCACGGGAATATTCCCATAACTCAAACCATGAATAGGCCACCCTTTTTAGACGGTaggcagccaactctactccctctatctcagttgcacgcataaccctgagggtcttgtgcatctcatcaataaaatcctgagggtcttcttctggattggcacccgTAAACACTGAagggtctaactgaagaaatctATTCACCCTGGAATtggtggaatccccttgctgACTAGATGAACCGGGTGCAACATTTGACCTCTGGGCTTGAGAGTCCACTAGCTGAGTCAAGatctgaatagctcccctaagatccccatcagaaataCCAGAATCGGAAGCTGGGGCTGGTGGTGGAAAATGAGTATCAATGGGAAGGATAGTAGTACCTTCCGCAGGTGTAGGAATTGAGGTAGTCTACTCTGGAATAGGAGAACCAGGCAGGGTGATTGCAGGGCGACTACCCTCACCCGTAGTATCAAGCAGTGATTCATCAGCCACTCCTAAGGTGGCATTGGCTCCTTGGCCAATTCTCactttcttcttaggtgccatttactgaaagatagaacaatgcaCTAGTTAGAGGGGGAATAGTTTCGTAACAGTCTTGCCGTacgatccagaatatcaaagaagggtattattcctaaatgcccaagtagcctccaacttatagatgaggtcgactacacaccgataagaaggactctactagacactacTCCGAGACATCCTACGACACTtcaaaccttaggctctgataccaagtttgtcacgccccaacctcgggaggcgctactggcgctcaatcgagtgaaccaaACTTAGCAAGCATTTTTAACAATTTCTACCTAGCTCAATATGATtaagaaaccatgctttcatttatttagacaatagcaaAATCGTACATTCAACATTGATAGATCATTTCATATTACAACCTTAAACTGTAGTTAAGTTCCAAGATTACATACAGTCACAATTTTAGAGAAACAAGAGTTTGAGATTACAACTTAGTGCATATACCcatccaatacccatacataacccacgcAAACATCTACGGAGACTCTAAGGATACAAAGGACAATTATAACAACGccgacaacaaggccccggctataccttaaaagtggatatctataacaaaagatgtacaacataacccccttgaaggagaaagggtctcaccaagactttgagagggGGATACTCCGCTACgagcgatcggcactatccgctatgaagccacctacattcatttaaaaatgtagcgcccccggcaaaaagggacgttagtaccatggaatagtacttgTATGTATAACTAAGcaccatcttattagaaagaactatcatacaagaattCAAGGAAATCACAAGAGACAATCGAAGCTTTAATCAAACatcacatcatcaaataaagaatcatacaactttcacATGATTTCCATAACTTTAGTTTGGGTCATTTcatatgttcatcattgttctcaataccaccgctatcttgagagGAGTCCAATCacaacccgatcggctaggttgcctcatttgagacatatacctcaatcaccaTCTCATTTCCCTTCTCCGAAATTCAATAttagcacattaccaccatgtgtgcggcatggtgtccgatcactaTCCAATCGGCTAGGCCGCGTTACCTAGGCATTGTTCCTTTCTtattaatcatctcatttgaaTCTTAATTTCACATATATTATATCAATTTAttggcacttagggccacaattatcacttCACTTCAACTTTTTTAATGTCAACCCTACAATTTATGATCATAGGAAcatacaaagcaattcaagtattaagcataggtaagatttcacataattagcatgacaatCTTAGTTTTAACTCTTGACATGAAGTCTAGGCAATTTCAACACATGGTTCATATTCTTTGCACATCTTTAAATATCTAGAATAGTACTTTGCACACATTGAAGCACacctttcatgtatatatatatatatatatatatatatatatatatatatatattttcaaaactaattcatgtaaaataacaatcaatacatcaatCAAGTTTTCGGTCTAACCACATTTGCACATACACataccaacggagctcaatttctaataggagggggttttagccatacatacctcaataaagctttccttaatTTCTTACAAAATTCCAAGACTCTTAGctacttcaatctattttatgaaaattacaaattgaaccaagaattagagacatgattaagattctagctcatttgagcacattATCAAGCACTAGGTGTGCATTGTGATTATAGGACACTTTTGTGAGCGATTTATATCATtttacaccccaattgctatctttttagttcacaacctccccataccctattatcttttatgcatgcaagaaaatccattcttatacccatgaacccccaagcTAATTACTCATTCTAGTGCGAATTTTGAAACCATGGgttagggctcaagttcttacctcttggggtgaaggTCTAGTAgctttacttgataatcttcaagggttTAGGCTAGGATTGGGTGGGGACTTGATGaagatcaccctctctctctattTGCAGCAAAATAACATAAAAAGgggtctaatggggtgtttttaatgggatggggtcgggttttaaagattagaaaataggagccccgacacaaTCTACGATTGCATTATGGACATGCAGCCCGCGAAATGGACCGCAAAAACTGGTCCCAAAACCTTGAACAAACTGTCTGGGTGTGCGACAGAAATATGGTCTGCATACCGATTccgcggtcgcataatgcaccacagaactgcttctcacaaaaattccaaggggattatgcgatgactatccGGCCCGCATATCGATTATGCGTCACATAATTGgctgcatagttgacctcaaattaatcGTCACACTGTCTGACTCTACGGCGACTATACGGTTCGCATAtctattatgcgatcgcataatggaccgcagaaatgcACTTTTATGGAAAACATAATTTCTTTACTTTTTAATGCACAAATCAATCCAAGGGTCCAAACTGCGGTGATCCTAACATGGCACCACGAGATTCGGGTTTTTGAGTAAAAATTTCACGGCTGTTGTCATTGAGgtttgtaggctgtggaattcttgtgctttaTCTTGAAagcttcacatatagctttcattagatcactattgagattggcggcgttgtcagtaataatggactcgggaactccgaatcggcagatAATACAATCCTTGACAAAATATGCGAtggctttcttggttacagctttgtaagatgcagcctctacccattttgtgaagtaatcaatagctaccagaataaacctctATCtttttgaagcagtgggctcaattggaccaataacatccattccccaggcagcggacgtccaaggtgagcttgttgcattgagctcatttggtggaacttttatcatatcggcatgcacttgacattgaaagcatttgcggacaaactggatgcaatctgtctccatggtcatccaaaagtaaccgaccctaagtatcttcttagccaagatgaaaccattcatgtgtgggccacaggtcccagcatgcacgtcctcaagtagcttagaagcttcctttgcatcgacacatcttagtaaacccagatcaggagttcttctgtacaagtttccttcGCTGTGGAAAAAGTGATTGggcaatctccggagtgtgcatttctgagtgtgatttgcttgctccggatattctccttttgacAAATACttcttgatatcatggaaccaaggctttccatctgcttcctccttgacatgagcacaatatgccggctaattatggatcctcaccggaatgggatcaatgtaattcttatctggatattgtatcatagatgacaaggtagccaatatcagcaaactcattctgaattctaggcACATGTCGAAATTCTATCTtcgtaaacctctttctcaattcttgcacatggtgcagatatggcaatatcttggaattcttggcgGCCCACTCTCCTTGTTCCTGGTGCACAAGCAAGTTTGAATCACCGATCATCAgcagctcttgaatgttcatgtcgactgccatattGAGCCCTATTATgtaggcttcatattctgccatgttgttggtgcagggaaatccgagtttagcagataccagataatgctgacccgtTTCTAATACCAAAACTGCCCCAAttcccactcctttgaaatttgcggctccgtcaaagaacatcctccaaccatcatatgcttcGATTATGTCcactcctacgaatgatacttcttcattaggaaaatacgttttcaaaggtttgtattctcctcccaccgtattttcagcaaggtgatctgcca
Proteins encoded:
- the LOC138868831 gene encoding uncharacterized protein, whose amino-acid sequence is MDHKSLQYIFKQKELNLRQRRCLELLKYYDIDILYHSGKANVVVNALSQKYMGCLAHLEAYQRSLAREVHQLASLGVRLADSNEGGYQGRLYVPDIDGLQERIMAEAHNSRYSVHPGSMKMCHDLKEVYWWNNMKKDVAVFVEKCPNCQQVKAEHQRPGGLAQSIENSNVEMGDDQHGFCGGITAHSVQVQLNLGDRGSTHEISALLAS
- the LOC138868832 gene encoding uncharacterized protein is translated as MHSGIFYLELPICYGCGMRGHIQRHCRVSLQGAGRGTAQSSIPAAATSLAPSLARGTPAPAGRGAAMGGAQISGGPNRFYAMSGRYTVETSPDVVTGILIVQSHDVYALIDPGSTLSYVTPFVAIEFGIEPDQLHEPFSVSTPIGESITATRVYRGCVVTVRGRDTMADLIELGMVDFDVIMGMDWLYSCFAKLDCRTRTMRLEFPNEPAIEWKGDNVVPKGRLIYYLKTAKMIKKGCIYHLVRVKDTNAEAPSLKSVPVVNEFPMSFQMNSLGFHQIGRSILGSM